The Thermococcus henrietii genome segment CAGTTTCTCCCTCTCGGCTACCGTCCCTATGACGTCGGAGCGGTAGAAGGTCTTGGCTATCGAGGCTATCTCGTTTCCCAAAAGCCTGTCGAGGGCGTGGAGGTATTCAAGGTATTCGAAGAGGACTATCAGGTTTTCGGCATCCACAACCCACCAGATTTTTCCACGAATGCTCCTTGAGCCCTTCTCCTCCAGTATCTTGAAGATTGACTTTCCTTCCCTCCCGCGGGCGAGCAGAGATGGACCCGAGATGACGCCCTTTTTGAGCTCCCGCTTCCACTCCCTCCACTTGAGGTTCAGGGCATCAAGGAAGTCCAGTGAGGCCTCCAAGAGCGTCCTCCCGTGCCTCTCGTAGAGCTGGTTCGTGGTTGAGTTCGCGTAGCTCGGCGGTCTTATGAGGGCCCCGCTTATCGTGCCGTCCATGAGCACGAGGTCCGACATTTCCCCGACGAGGGCACCCATTCTCTTCTCCAGAGTGTCCATGTGAACCCTTATCCTGTCGTCCGCGTTGCTGTAGGGGAAGAGCGCCCCGATGTCGTTCCAGTAGTAGAGGTCGTCGCCGACAGCCGATGCGGAGACGGCGTAGATTATCGCCCCACTGAGCCTCTTGGCCATTCTACTGCCGTCAACGGCGTAAACCTTAGCTTTCTTCGGCTCGGGCAGGCTCTCCCAGCGGTAGTGCTTTCTCACAAGGGGAACGAGCTTTCCGAGCTCTTTCCTGCTCTCCCTGAGGAAGTGCCTGATTTCCTCGAGGTGCCTGTCGTCAATACGCTCCAAGGCTCTCCACCTCCACCCTCGCTTCACCGGCGTTGGTAACCCTTATCACGTAGTCAGCCGCGTCCTTCAGCTCCTCGTCGTGCGAAACGATGATTACCTGAGGTATCTTCCTCAGCTGGCTCGATATAATCTCCACGAGCTTCTTCCTCCTCTCCTCGTCGAGAAACGGTGTCGGCTCGTCCAGTATGAGGAGCTCAAGGTTGCCCACCTTGTAGAGCGAGAGGGCAAGGCGGAAGGCCAGACCGAGCGCTATCCGCTCCCCACCGCTGAGGAAGTCTATTCCCACCTCGTTGCCCGCGTAGAGGACTTTGAGCTCAATCCTCTCCTTTCCGTACTTCTTCTCGCGCCTCAGCCTTATCCCCTGATACTTGCCCTCGGTCATCTCCGAGAACAGCTCTCCGGCCAGCTTTTGCACCTCTTCAAGGCCCCTCAGCTCTTCCTCCGCCTTCAGCCGGGCTACCTTCTCCCTGAAGGCCGTCAGGTCTGCCAGCGCCTTCTCGACGAGTTCGAGCTCTTTCTCGGCCTTTTCAATCTCCGCGAGGTTCGCCTTCAGCTCGTCTATTAAGCGAGCTATCTCATCCCTCAGGTTTTCTGCCCCCTCACGCTCGGCCCTCGCCCTCTCAAGCGCCCGCGACTTCTCAAGGTATTCCCTCTCGGCCCTCTCAAAGTCCTCCTCCGAGAAGTCCTTTTTAGCTTCCTCGAGCTCACTCCTTACCTTTCCGAGCTCGGCCTTCAGGCGCTCCATGTTCGCCCTTGATTCATCGGCCTTCCTCCGCTCGACGTCGAGCTTCTTCTCGAGGGCTTCAATCCTCCTCGGAACGTCCTTCAGCGAGAGGAACTCGCGGTAGGGCTTCTCAAGCTCCTTAATTTTGTCTTCCACTTCCTCGAAGGACTTAAATCCCCTCTCGGAGAGCCTCTTTAGAATGTCGGCCTTTCTCTCCTCGAGGGCCTGGAGTTGCTTCTTTACTTCTTCCGTTTCCTTCTCAAGGCCCTCGAGCTCCTCAAGCCTCTCCCTCACGCCCCGGATTTCCTTCTTGAGGCCGATGAGCTTCTCCTTCGTTTCCTCGAAGAGCTCGGCGTCCTTTTCCAGTTCTTCAACGCCAAGTTCCTCAAGCCTCTCCTCGGCTTCTCTGAGCAGGTCAGCCGTCTTCTTGAGGCGGATTAGCTTTGGCTCCCTCGCGAGGAGCTTCCTGAGCTCGAGCTCGCGCTTTCTCAACCCTTCGAGTTCCCCCTCGAGGGTTTTAACTTCTCCCTCAATCCTCGATATCTCCGCCCTGTATTCTGTCAGGATTTCGCCTTCCTCGTGCTCGTCTATGGGCCTTCTGCAGAGGGGGCAGATTTTGGCCCCTTCCAGTCTCTCCATGTTGGCCATAAGCTCCGCCTTTTTCCCCTTCAGCGAGGCTATTTTCTCCCTGACCTTCGAAATCTCCTCCTGGAGTTTTTCAAGCTCCTCCTTGGCTTTCTCGATTTCGCCAAGCTCGTTCTCAAGCTTCTCGACGGTGTAGCCGGCCCTCTCAAGCTCCTTTCTGTGCTTCTCGACCTCGCCAAGGATTGACAGGGCGCGCTGGTAGAGCTTGTGCCTCTCCTTGAGCCTCTCGTATTCCTTCCTCGTCTCGACCTCTTTCTTCTTCAGCTCCTCAAGCCTCTTCTCCAGCTCAGCGCGCTTCGCGGTTTCCCTCTCGAGGGAGCGGAGCTTTTCCCTCAGCGAGGAAAGCCCAACCTCGACCTT includes the following:
- the rad50 gene encoding DNA double-strand break repair ATPase Rad50 — protein: MRVRKIEIRNFRAHRKSVVEFSDGINLIIGQNGAGKSSILEAIFASLYLGHPSFPKGYLKANARVGTGELSLSLEFEHNGKTYRITRTTKKSELLENGRLIAEKSSDIARWVERNVYPLQVYTNALYIRQGEIEGIITNREVMEKVLRKVLGIEDYENAERNSGEVIRELKRRKENLKRLIERKAEIEENLREAEKRFAETLRKISELRKRERELSAEVERLSKLYQEMKERKELIAGLEKRIALLEKSLASEEKLLRERDKRIEELKLELEELKEKKARLEELKPLAEEYTELGRLLKLKDELSKVEVGLSSLREKLRSLERETAKRAELEKRLEELKKKEVETRKEYERLKERHKLYQRALSILGEVEKHRKELERAGYTVEKLENELGEIEKAKEELEKLQEEISKVREKIASLKGKKAELMANMERLEGAKICPLCRRPIDEHEEGEILTEYRAEISRIEGEVKTLEGELEGLRKRELELRKLLAREPKLIRLKKTADLLREAEERLEELGVEELEKDAELFEETKEKLIGLKKEIRGVRERLEELEGLEKETEEVKKQLQALEERKADILKRLSERGFKSFEEVEDKIKELEKPYREFLSLKDVPRRIEALEKKLDVERRKADESRANMERLKAELGKVRSELEEAKKDFSEEDFERAEREYLEKSRALERARAEREGAENLRDEIARLIDELKANLAEIEKAEKELELVEKALADLTAFREKVARLKAEEELRGLEEVQKLAGELFSEMTEGKYQGIRLRREKKYGKERIELKVLYAGNEVGIDFLSGGERIALGLAFRLALSLYKVGNLELLILDEPTPFLDEERRKKLVEIISSQLRKIPQVIIVSHDEELKDAADYVIRVTNAGEARVEVESLGAY
- a CDS encoding DNA double-strand break repair nuclease NurA: MERIDDRHLEEIRHFLRESRKELGKLVPLVRKHYRWESLPEPKKAKVYAVDGSRMAKRLSGAIIYAVSASAVGDDLYYWNDIGALFPYSNADDRIRVHMDTLEKRMGALVGEMSDLVLMDGTISGALIRPPSYANSTTNQLYERHGRTLLEASLDFLDALNLKWREWKRELKKGVISGPSLLARGREGKSIFKILEEKGSRSIRGKIWWVVDAENLIVLFEYLEYLHALDRLLGNEIASIAKTFYRSDVIGTVAEREKLKKVPIMVDTPVVASLTDKSGYLRFSSKVGKKEALAQLILDLMEHGFFENLREILVLDGRKIEGARIRPAYVRFADGGLIYLLEVPEGQDFEETLAKILSVAEDEYVIPLEYAHHSVVIKKREFDAYVDAILSAIVGEDEAYLNFLRYGREPLE